Genomic window (Caldinitratiruptor microaerophilus):
GCCACGATCCGGCGGGCGATGCGGGCGGCGAACCGCTCCTCGCCGTACTCCCGGAGGATCCGGGCGAGTTCCTCCTCCGGGAGCCGGGCGACCAGGTCGGCCGCCGTGACGGGGGCGTCCGGGTCCATCCGCATGTCGAGTGGAGCCTCGTGGCGGTAGCTGAAGCCGCGGCCGGGATCGTCCACCTGCGGGCTCGACACCCCCAGGTCGAAGAGCACGCCGTCCACGCCATCCAGACCTGCCTCCGCCACGACCTCGGCCAGGCGGGAGAACCGGGTGCGTACGAGCCGGACCCGATCGGCGTACGGCTGCAGGCGCTCACCGGCGGCCCGGAGGGCGGCGGGGTCGCGGTCGAGGGCTAGAAGCCGTCCGTCGGGACCCAGGCGGCGGGCGATGGCCTCGCTGTGCCCCCCGCCGCCCACGGTGCAGTCGACGTAGCGGCCTCCGGGGCGCACCGCCAGCGCCTCCAGGACCTCGGCCAGGAGGACGGGCTCGTGCTCGAACCCCATGCCACCTCCACTCCCCCGCCGGCGGCCTCAGAAGTCGATGATCTTCTCGGCCAGCTCCTCGTACGACTGGTCCGCCTTCGCCTGGTAGGCTTCCCACTCGCTGCGCGACCAGATCTCGACCCGGCTGGACACCCCGATGATCACCACGTCACGTTCCAGGCGGGCGTAGGAGCGGAGGTTCTCGGGGATGAGCACCCGCCCCTGGGCGTCGACCTCGAGCTCGGCGGCTCCGGAGAAGAAGAACCGCACGAAGGCCCGGGCGTCGGCCCGGGTGAAGGGGAGTTCCCGCAGCCGGGCCTCCAGGGACTGCCACTCTGCCATCGGGAAGACGAAGAGGCAGTTGTCCAGGCCCCGGGTGGCCACGAACCGCTCGCCCAGCTCCTCCCGGAAGCGCGCCGGGATGATCAGGCGTCCCTTCGCGTCGATCGTGTGCTGGTACTCGCCCATGAACATCCCGGCTCACCTCCCGGTCCGGAGAGGCCGAAAAACCCGGGAAGGTCGCCTCCGGCCGGAGCCGGCCCCCCAAGGTGACCGTTCGGGCTGCGTGGGGTTCCCCCACTATCCCCCACTTTCCCCCACTCTGATGCCATCATTCTCCCTCAACCGGCCGACTCCTGCAAGGGCTCTGGCGGTAGAGCAAAAAATTTGCAGCGCCGGATATCTCCGGCGCTGCCTGTTCGGCCCCCTCCGTATTCACCGGCTTGCCCCGGACTGCCGGCCACCTACGGTCCCATCTCGCCAGCCGCGGCCGGGGGCACCTCGGCCGTGACGATCCAGACCCAGTCGTCCACCTGCTCCGCCCGGCAGCGGCAGCCCAGGCGCTCGAAGGTGCCGGTCAGGACCTCGACCGAGGTGTAGTACTCGCTGTCCAGCTCTTCCACGAGGTCCAGCCGTCCCCGGGCCAGGAGCAGTTCCCGGAACTCCTCCCGGGCCCGCCAGCTGGCGAAGGCGATGTCCCCGATCACCACCCGGCCCCCCGGACGCACCACCCGGAGGAGTTCCCGGGCCGCGAGGGCCTTGGTCGGGTCGTCGAGGTGGTGCAGCGCGTAGGTGGAGACTGCCGCGGCCGCCACACCGTCCGGCAGCGGGATGTGCAGGAAGTGGCCGTCGAGAACCGGCACCCCCCGGAGCTTGCGGCGCGCCTCCCGCCGCATGCCCGCCGAAGGGTCCACCGCCACCACCCGGTAGCCGACCCGCTGAAGCTCCAGGCTCAGGTTCCCCGTGCCGGCGCCCACGTCGACGACCAGCGCCCGGGGCCGCGCCCGTACCGCTCGCACCACCCGGGCCAGCACCTCGCGGTAGTTCTCGAACCCGTCCGCCCCGCCGAACACCGTCTGGTCGTACGTCGGCGCCCACCCGTCGAACAGGGCCATGAAGTCGGCGTGAGTGTATCGCATCGGCGGCCTCCTCCCGGTGCGACCAGGGATGGGGGATGTAATTCCGTAAATCCGATCAGAATCACTGGCTTAGGTCGCATTGTAGTCTCCCCCGGTCACGCTGTCAATGGGCTCCGGGCCGTGCGGGCTCCGGACCCTGCGTGCTCCTGGCCCTGCGGCCGGCCGCGCTCCGGGCCCTACGGCCGGCCGGGCCTTCGGCTGCACCGCTGCGAGGCCGCCGCGGCACACTCCGGCCACTCGCGCAGCGGGGTGTGCGGGTCGCGCAGTCCCGCACACCCCGGTAGAGGTTCTGTAGGAACGGCGGCATCCCCCGGCCTAACCGAACCGGTCCGGGGAGAAGGGCGTGAGGTCGATCTCCGGCCTGCGCCCCGCGCACAGGGCAGCCACCAGTCGACCGGTGAGGGGCCCCAGGAGGATCCCGTTGCGGAAGTGGCCGGTCGCCAGCACGAGCCCGGGACGGCCCTCCGGCCGGCCGATCACGGGGAGACCGTCCGGGGTGCCGGGGCGCAGCCCCACACGCCAGCCGATCACAGCGGCGGCTTCCAGGGCGGGCACGATGCGGCGCACCACGCCGGCGAGGTGGGCCAGGCCCGCGGCGGTCGGCTCGGCACGCCACTCGCCGGGCTCCACGGTGGCCCCGACCAGGACCCGCCCGTCCCGCCGG
Coding sequences:
- a CDS encoding class I SAM-dependent methyltransferase; this encodes MRYTHADFMALFDGWAPTYDQTVFGGADGFENYREVLARVVRAVRARPRALVVDVGAGTGNLSLELQRVGYRVVAVDPSAGMRREARRKLRGVPVLDGHFLHIPLPDGVAAAAVSTYALHHLDDPTKALAARELLRVVRPGGRVVIGDIAFASWRAREEFRELLLARGRLDLVEELDSEYYTSVEVLTGTFERLGCRCRAEQVDDWVWIVTAEVPPAAAGEMGP
- the mraZ gene encoding division/cell wall cluster transcriptional repressor MraZ, encoding MFMGEYQHTIDAKGRLIIPARFREELGERFVATRGLDNCLFVFPMAEWQSLEARLRELPFTRADARAFVRFFFSGAAELEVDAQGRVLIPENLRSYARLERDVVIIGVSSRVEIWSRSEWEAYQAKADQSYEELAEKIIDF
- the rsmH gene encoding 16S rRNA (cytosine(1402)-N(4))-methyltransferase RsmH: MGFEHEPVLLAEVLEALAVRPGGRYVDCTVGGGGHSEAIARRLGPDGRLLALDRDPAALRAAGERLQPYADRVRLVRTRFSRLAEVVAEAGLDGVDGVLFDLGVSSPQVDDPGRGFSYRHEAPLDMRMDPDAPVTAADLVARLPEEELARILREYGEERFAARIARRIVAERERRPIRTTLQLAELVREAIPAPARREPQHPARRTFQALRIAVNDELGELESALEAAVRVLRPGGRLVAIAFHSLEDRIVKQFIARLARGCECPPGTPVCICGKKPVLRPVGRQPRLPGPEEIRRNARARSARLRVAEKLGPEGVPV